Proteins co-encoded in one Pseudarthrobacter chlorophenolicus A6 genomic window:
- a CDS encoding YoaK family protein — translation MPARFFPADPSRLHLVLMLMLTFSTGVIDAVGYLGLDRVFTANMTGNVVILGMALMGGDNLPVLGPIVALAGFMAGALVSGRTLRTIKSGWTHRTTGLLAGVGAVMAAVAIALLSGVTPRDNELLTVAITGALAVAMGVQAATARHLNVKDVSTVVVTSTITGLAADSRLGAGTHPFWGRRLAAVGLIMAGAALGTVLLQIHIGLGVLMTALITLFVAVVGWNAVTRQDAAAPVAEPAS, via the coding sequence ATGCCCGCACGCTTCTTCCCCGCCGACCCGTCCCGGCTGCACCTGGTGCTCATGCTGATGCTGACGTTTTCCACGGGGGTGATCGATGCGGTGGGTTATCTCGGCCTGGACCGCGTCTTCACGGCGAACATGACCGGCAATGTGGTGATCCTGGGCATGGCGCTGATGGGCGGCGACAACCTGCCGGTCCTGGGGCCGATCGTGGCGCTGGCAGGATTCATGGCGGGCGCCCTGGTGTCCGGGCGGACCCTGCGCACCATCAAGTCAGGCTGGACGCACCGAACCACCGGGCTGCTGGCGGGCGTGGGCGCCGTGATGGCCGCCGTGGCCATAGCACTGCTCAGCGGGGTTACACCGCGGGACAACGAGCTCCTGACGGTGGCGATCACGGGTGCCCTGGCCGTCGCGATGGGCGTCCAGGCCGCCACTGCCCGCCACCTCAACGTCAAGGATGTGTCCACCGTGGTGGTTACCTCCACCATCACCGGGCTGGCAGCCGATTCGCGCCTGGGTGCCGGCACCCATCCGTTCTGGGGCCGACGGCTCGCGGCGGTGGGGCTGATCATGGCCGGGGCGGCGCTGGGCACCGTGCTGCTGCAGATCCACATCGGCCTCGGCGTGCTGATGACCGCCCTGATCACCCTCTTCGTGGCCGTGGTGGGTTGGAATGCGGTGACCCGGCAGGATGCGGCGGCTCCTGTTGCGGAGCCGGCGTCGTAA
- a CDS encoding FAD-binding oxidoreductase: protein MIEPAVLTETLSHDLAALAPGGQVLTDDASLAEYSHDDAEWAPFEAPLAVVLATSTTEVAAIVKYARKRGIRIVPRGSGTGLSGGANGVRNCIVVSLELMREVVEINVDERYAVAQAGVINDALREAAAAVGLWYPPDPASSAISTIGGNAATNAGGICCVKYGVTRDYVLGLTVVLADGETVHLGRRTAKGVTGYDLTGLMVGSEGTLGIITEVTVKLLPLAGRVEQGIIGYFPSLPAAGAAVAAVSSEGIVPAALELIDRTCLRAVDDWLQLGLPADAHVLLLAKVDEPGAAGRELADRVAAIFTAAGGVDVEQAADSDDVARLFLARRMAYPSLERLGPVLTEDVCVPRSAVPEMLSRIQASAARHDVVIANIAHAGDGNLHPLIIAPEGDLDAKARAKAAFDEIVDDCRALGGTVTGEHGVGLLKLPGAAVELEPRVIGMHQAVKDALHPDGLFNPGKAFPQTAKA, encoded by the coding sequence ATGATTGAGCCGGCGGTGCTGACCGAGACACTCTCCCACGACCTCGCCGCGCTGGCACCGGGCGGGCAGGTCCTCACCGATGACGCGTCGCTGGCGGAATACAGCCATGACGACGCCGAGTGGGCGCCCTTCGAGGCACCCCTCGCCGTCGTCCTCGCAACCAGCACCACGGAAGTCGCCGCCATCGTCAAATATGCGCGCAAACGGGGGATCCGCATCGTTCCCCGCGGTTCCGGGACTGGACTGTCCGGGGGAGCGAACGGAGTGCGGAACTGCATCGTCGTTTCGCTGGAACTCATGCGCGAGGTCGTCGAGATCAACGTCGACGAGCGGTACGCCGTGGCCCAGGCCGGCGTCATCAACGACGCGCTCCGGGAGGCCGCGGCTGCCGTCGGGCTTTGGTATCCGCCGGACCCGGCCAGCTCGGCCATCTCCACCATCGGAGGCAATGCCGCCACAAACGCCGGCGGCATTTGCTGCGTGAAGTACGGCGTCACCCGCGACTACGTGCTGGGACTGACGGTGGTCCTCGCCGACGGGGAAACCGTTCATCTGGGCCGGCGCACCGCCAAGGGCGTCACCGGCTATGACCTGACCGGGCTGATGGTGGGCTCCGAAGGCACCCTGGGCATCATCACCGAGGTGACGGTGAAGCTCCTGCCGCTGGCCGGCCGCGTGGAACAGGGCATCATCGGCTACTTCCCCTCGCTGCCGGCCGCGGGAGCCGCCGTCGCCGCCGTCTCGTCGGAGGGGATCGTCCCGGCAGCCCTCGAACTCATCGACCGGACCTGCCTGCGCGCGGTGGACGACTGGCTGCAGCTAGGCCTTCCGGCAGACGCGCACGTCCTGCTGCTCGCCAAGGTGGACGAACCCGGTGCCGCCGGCCGTGAACTGGCGGACCGCGTCGCGGCGATCTTCACGGCCGCCGGGGGAGTGGACGTTGAACAAGCCGCCGACTCGGACGACGTTGCCCGGCTGTTCCTCGCGCGCCGCATGGCCTACCCGTCGCTGGAACGCCTTGGCCCGGTCCTGACCGAGGACGTCTGCGTGCCGCGCTCGGCCGTGCCGGAGATGCTGTCCCGGATCCAGGCTTCGGCCGCGAGGCACGACGTTGTCATCGCGAACATCGCCCACGCCGGCGACGGGAATTTGCACCCGCTCATCATCGCTCCCGAGGGCGACCTCGACGCGAAGGCCCGGGCCAAGGCTGCGTTCGACGAAATCGTCGATGACTGCCGGGCCCTCGGCGGCACCGTCACCGGCGAACACGGCGTGGGCCTGCTGAAGCTGCCGGGCGCCGCCGTCGAACTTGAACCTCGGGTGATCGGCATGCACCAGGCGGTGAAGGATGCGCTGCACCCGGACGGACTGTTCAACCCGGGCAAGGCGTTCCCGCAAACTGCTAAGGCTTAG
- a CDS encoding DUF2177 family protein, producing the protein MSHRTKNWLTAYAVAALIFAVLDVVWILGVANPLYKSAIGGILAEETNFVAAVLFYVIFVAGMVHFGVRPNSTGLTLRQRVTGAALFGFFTYATWALTALAVLKDFTALVAVTDILWGAAACSLVTWLTSLVLRRRLAERAA; encoded by the coding sequence ATGAGCCATCGAACCAAAAACTGGCTGACAGCCTATGCCGTCGCCGCCCTCATCTTCGCAGTACTGGACGTGGTGTGGATCCTGGGAGTGGCGAATCCGCTGTACAAATCGGCCATCGGGGGCATCCTCGCGGAGGAGACCAACTTTGTGGCAGCCGTCCTGTTCTACGTCATCTTCGTGGCCGGGATGGTGCACTTCGGGGTCCGGCCCAACAGCACCGGCCTAACCCTCCGGCAACGCGTGACCGGTGCGGCACTGTTCGGGTTTTTCACCTACGCCACCTGGGCGCTCACCGCGCTGGCCGTCCTTAAGGACTTCACCGCCCTCGTGGCGGTAACGGACATTCTCTGGGGCGCCGCGGCCTGCAGCCTCGTCACTTGGCTGACCTCCCTGGTATTACGACGGCGGCTGGCGGAGCGGGCTGCCTGA
- a CDS encoding HPr family phosphocarrier protein, giving the protein MAQRITSIASAVGLHARPASILANAASESGHDVTLTAKGRTVDAESLLSVLSLGIVHGDEVVITVEGAEDERVADEITALLATDLDND; this is encoded by the coding sequence TTGGCACAACGCATCACGTCCATCGCTTCCGCCGTCGGACTCCACGCCCGTCCCGCATCGATCCTCGCCAACGCCGCCTCGGAGTCCGGGCACGACGTCACGCTCACTGCCAAGGGCCGGACGGTCGACGCCGAAAGCCTCCTTTCCGTGCTCAGCCTCGGCATCGTGCACGGAGACGAAGTAGTGATCACCGTGGAGGGCGCCGAGGACGAACGCGTGGCCGACGAGATCACCGCGCTGCTCGCCACGGACCTCGACAACGACTGA
- a CDS encoding histidine phosphatase family protein, whose translation MPAARIHFVRHAETLFNVNGQLQGWCDSPLTDRGERQAAALGERLRQVPLAAAFCSDLTRTRTTAAAALAGHPDVALKEMPELREWHFGAWEGQPNASLWGPVFRDHGYTYAPASPDWPQMTAGGYDTVIDAVHRHDPSCRAENARQVRDRLAKGLDVVTAAAGHAAATGAGEILVVTHGVVLGTLLRQIAPDHVLAGGFPNCGLVTVTWRDGTVTVGETDDSCAVAPA comes from the coding sequence ATGCCGGCTGCCCGCATCCACTTCGTCCGCCACGCGGAGACGCTGTTTAACGTCAACGGGCAGCTGCAGGGCTGGTGCGACTCTCCGCTCACCGACCGGGGAGAACGCCAGGCAGCAGCCCTGGGCGAGCGGCTGCGGCAGGTTCCGCTGGCCGCGGCCTTCTGCAGCGACCTCACCCGGACCCGTACCACCGCCGCGGCGGCACTGGCCGGGCACCCGGACGTGGCCCTTAAGGAGATGCCTGAGCTGCGGGAGTGGCACTTCGGCGCTTGGGAGGGCCAGCCCAATGCCTCCCTCTGGGGCCCGGTCTTCCGGGACCACGGCTACACCTACGCCCCTGCCTCGCCCGACTGGCCACAGATGACGGCCGGCGGCTATGACACCGTGATCGACGCCGTGCACCGGCACGATCCGAGCTGCCGGGCAGAAAACGCCCGGCAGGTCCGCGACCGGCTGGCGAAGGGGCTGGACGTGGTCACGGCGGCCGCCGGACACGCCGCCGCCACCGGCGCCGGCGAAATTCTGGTGGTCACGCATGGTGTTGTCCTGGGAACGCTGCTCCGCCAGATCGCACCAGACCACGTCCTGGCCGGCGGATTTCCCAACTGCGGGCTGGTCACCGTCACATGGCGCGACGGCACCGTTACTGTCGGAGAGACGGACGATTCCTGTGCCGTGGCACCCGCCTAA
- a CDS encoding PRD domain-containing protein: protein MHTIKKVLNSSVVLVEDGRGVERVLLGKGIGYGQKAGQQIAASEGERVFVALDDADKRNLVELLAQIPAEFIDLTRSIVHDAEQAGLALDPHIYLALTDHLHFAVDRQRRGLKIVNKLAWEMRTIYPKQYEIGVKALAAMQDRLGVSLPDDEAANIAFHLANADEGRAGVDSLQVVQLIREITTIVSHTAAIQLNREDLHSARFVAHLQYLVERFFTSKLLHSNDDFLFHSLSQRYPRAVASAERVRAFVHGKHGVMLPNEEVAFLALHIARAAPE, encoded by the coding sequence GTGCACACGATTAAGAAGGTTCTCAACTCCAGCGTCGTGCTCGTCGAAGACGGGCGCGGCGTGGAGCGGGTGCTCCTGGGCAAGGGGATCGGCTACGGCCAGAAGGCAGGGCAACAGATTGCCGCGTCCGAGGGCGAACGGGTGTTCGTCGCCCTCGACGACGCTGACAAGCGCAACCTGGTGGAGCTGCTGGCCCAGATTCCTGCCGAGTTCATCGACCTCACCCGCAGCATCGTGCACGACGCCGAACAGGCCGGCCTGGCACTTGACCCGCACATCTACCTGGCGCTGACCGACCACCTGCACTTCGCCGTCGACCGGCAGCGGCGCGGGCTCAAAATCGTGAACAAACTGGCCTGGGAGATGCGGACCATCTACCCCAAGCAGTACGAGATCGGCGTCAAGGCCCTCGCGGCGATGCAGGACCGGCTCGGTGTATCGCTGCCGGACGACGAGGCAGCCAACATCGCCTTCCACCTGGCCAATGCGGACGAAGGCAGGGCCGGCGTGGATTCACTGCAGGTGGTCCAGCTCATCCGTGAGATCACCACCATCGTGTCCCACACGGCCGCCATCCAGCTTAACCGCGAGGACCTCCACTCCGCCCGGTTCGTCGCGCACCTGCAGTACCTGGTGGAACGGTTCTTCACCAGCAAGCTCCTGCACAGTAACGACGACTTCCTGTTCCACAGCCTGAGCCAGCGGTACCCGCGGGCCGTTGCCTCGGCCGAGCGGGTGCGCGCCTTTGTCCACGGCAAACACGGGGTCATGCTGCCCAATGAGGAAGTCGCGTTCCTTGCCCTTCACATTGCCCGCGCCGCACCCGAATAA